A window from Kovacikia minuta CCNUW1 encodes these proteins:
- a CDS encoding DUF4278 domain-containing protein, with product MQLTYRGQSYNFESTPDRSISVAGPHLRALQYRGNTYTAHISNPQSSVKPRAINWRYEVQ from the coding sequence ATGCAACTCACCTATCGCGGTCAATCCTACAACTTTGAATCAACTCCCGATCGCTCCATTTCCGTCGCTGGTCCCCATCTGAGAGCATTACAATATCGCGGTAACACTTATACGGCTCATATCTCCAATCCTCAATCCTCAGTTAAACCGCGTGCCATCAACTGGCGGTACGAAGTGCAGTAA
- a CDS encoding ligase-associated DNA damage response DEXH box helicase, whose protein sequence is MIQVPTGSGKTYAAVMGPIAAMLQTPAKGLQLLYITPLRALSRDIEQSILRPIQEMGWNLRVESRTGDTSSARKTRQLKAMPDILITTPESLSLMLSYAGTQALFGSLRSVILDEWHELLSSKRGTQTELCLSHLRGLQPNLQTWAVSATLGNVQEAAQTAVGRTAAPVVIQSNLERKTVIQSILPESVDTFPWGGHLGLRMFEELVAALDIEKSTLIFTNTRFQAERWFQALSFALPEYTDRIALHHSSIDVKEREAIEAGLKAGHIKWVVCTSSLDLGVDFQPVERVVQIGSAKNLARLLQRAGRSAHVPQGTSQVFFLPTNALELLEISAFRSGLKAGDIEARHPLNKPYDVLIQHLVTLASGDGFKANETLENIRKTVSYANLTDTEFDWILEFITQGGKSLSAYPRYQKVGSNTGVYQVSDAQITRMHRMSIGTITSNQAVQIRYMNQTRIGAVEESFVSRMKKGDVFFFAGKQLEFFMMKDMVVYVKSTSKKSTVIPTWAGGNLAISGSLSTHLRKEIERSRNHTDLNLELDRILPILSAQERISHLPTDDELLIECCKTREGQHLYVFPFEGRFVHEGLGFLWGYRFAHQKNATFTISVNDYGFEILAPKGYPFKELFSNQFFGLDSLIEDIKASLNLSELIGRKFRGIAQIAGLVFKGYPTAKKTSNQLQISSSLIYDVFTKYEPENLLLKQAENEVLAEQLEAHRLALTLDRLSKLKVIWKETKRPSPFAFPLLVERLNSRMSNESLLERIERMKQQWEGK, encoded by the coding sequence ATGATTCAGGTGCCAACAGGTTCGGGCAAAACCTATGCAGCGGTAATGGGACCGATCGCAGCCATGCTGCAAACCCCTGCGAAAGGGCTTCAACTTCTCTACATCACTCCACTCAGGGCGCTTTCTCGCGATATCGAACAATCCATCCTGCGCCCGATTCAAGAGATGGGCTGGAATCTGCGGGTGGAATCTAGAACGGGAGACACCAGTTCTGCCCGCAAAACCCGGCAACTCAAAGCGATGCCAGATATCCTCATCACTACACCGGAATCCCTTTCTTTGATGCTGTCCTATGCAGGAACCCAGGCACTCTTCGGCTCCCTGCGATCGGTCATTCTGGATGAATGGCATGAATTACTCAGTTCAAAGCGTGGCACCCAGACAGAACTGTGTCTGTCCCATCTGCGGGGATTGCAACCCAATCTGCAAACCTGGGCAGTTTCGGCAACCTTAGGAAATGTGCAGGAAGCAGCCCAAACAGCCGTAGGACGGACTGCTGCACCAGTCGTTATCCAATCCAATCTGGAACGGAAAACCGTGATCCAGAGTATTCTGCCAGAATCGGTGGACACCTTCCCCTGGGGTGGGCACCTAGGACTGCGGATGTTTGAGGAACTGGTGGCAGCACTGGATATCGAGAAATCGACGCTGATTTTTACAAATACGCGGTTTCAGGCAGAACGGTGGTTTCAGGCATTGTCGTTTGCCCTACCAGAGTATACGGATCGGATTGCTCTGCATCATAGTTCGATCGACGTGAAAGAGCGGGAAGCGATCGAAGCTGGACTCAAAGCCGGACACATCAAATGGGTGGTCTGCACCTCATCGCTAGATTTAGGGGTAGATTTTCAACCTGTAGAGCGGGTGGTGCAAATTGGGAGTGCGAAAAATCTTGCCCGCCTGTTGCAGCGAGCCGGACGATCGGCTCACGTCCCCCAGGGCACCTCACAAGTCTTTTTCCTACCAACCAATGCCCTGGAATTGTTGGAGATCTCAGCATTTCGCAGCGGGTTAAAAGCGGGAGATATTGAAGCGCGGCATCCCCTCAACAAGCCCTATGATGTGCTAATTCAACACCTTGTTACATTGGCTTCTGGCGATGGCTTTAAGGCAAACGAAACCTTAGAAAACATTCGGAAGACGGTTTCCTATGCCAATCTAACCGATACCGAATTTGACTGGATATTGGAATTCATTACCCAGGGCGGCAAGAGTTTGAGCGCCTATCCCCGTTATCAAAAAGTGGGGTCAAACACTGGTGTTTATCAAGTATCCGATGCCCAAATCACTCGTATGCATCGCATGAGTATCGGCACAATTACTTCCAATCAAGCGGTTCAGATTCGATATATGAACCAGACCAGGATTGGAGCCGTAGAAGAAAGTTTTGTCTCCCGCATGAAGAAAGGCGATGTGTTCTTTTTTGCGGGGAAACAGCTCGAATTTTTTATGATGAAAGATATGGTAGTTTATGTTAAATCCACCAGTAAGAAATCTACCGTTATCCCAACCTGGGCAGGTGGAAATTTAGCCATTTCTGGCTCTTTAAGCACCCATTTAAGGAAAGAGATTGAGCGTTCCAGAAACCATACTGACCTGAATCTGGAACTCGATCGGATTCTTCCCATCCTGTCTGCCCAGGAACGAATTTCTCACCTTCCCACTGATGATGAACTCTTGATCGAATGTTGCAAAACCCGTGAAGGACAACATCTCTACGTCTTCCCCTTTGAAGGACGATTTGTGCATGAAGGATTGGGCTTTCTCTGGGGGTATCGATTTGCCCATCAAAAGAACGCAACGTTCACAATTTCGGTGAACGATTACGGGTTTGAAATTTTAGCCCCAAAAGGCTACCCCTTTAAAGAGCTTTTCTCTAACCAGTTTTTTGGTCTGGATTCCCTGATTGAAGATATCAAAGCCAGCCTAAATCTTTCTGAATTGATCGGTCGTAAATTTCGAGGAATTGCGCAGATTGCTGGCTTAGTATTTAAGGGTTATCCCACTGCCAAAAAGACCTCCAATCAACTCCAGATCAGTTCCTCCCTGATTTATGACGTGTTTACTAAATATGAGCCAGAAAATCTTTTATTGAAGCAGGCAGAAAACGAGGTATTAGCGGAACAATTGGAAGCGCATCGGCTAGCACTGACCCTCGATCGCCTCAGTAAGCTGAAAGTCATTTGGAAAGAAACGAAGCGCCCCTCACCTTTTGCCTTCCCCCTCCTGGTTGAACGGCTCAACTCCCGCATGTCCAATGAAAGTTTGCTGGAGCGGATCGAACGCATGAAACAACAGTGGGAAGGAAAATAG